The Polyodon spathula isolate WHYD16114869_AA chromosome 37, ASM1765450v1, whole genome shotgun sequence genome includes the window CGAAAGCTGCTGAATGATGTCACGCTAACAGACTGAATCGCACGCTGCTGCTTCCACATACTTgaggaaaaactgacaaacactgcatttcaaaatctaaacaCGAAATACTACTGGACTGCGATCACAGCTTCCTTGCGGTCAGCTTTATCTGAGAGATCGTTGTGTGGTTTcttttgattgcatgatgttaaaaaaaaaaaacaataataagaataataatcaaATTACGTTCAtatcgtttttattattattttctttaaaattgcgTCTCAATTATAAAACTCCAAGTGATGCTAACCTTTTGACCGTAGCTCTAGTGTCAATACGGTAAGTGTCCACTAGAGGGCTCTTTCAGTTTAATCCTATTTACTTCCACTACTTCAGTGTGTCGATCAAGTTCATTTTATGTCTGTAGaaccaaaaacacacacgcacacacatccccAAAGCATTTCTCTTATTTATTGCTAGATTTATGTCCAGTCTCTCTCCCTCAGTAACCTGTGCAGTGCAGCGCTCTCCTCCTGGGGGTCAGTCTCCCCCAGCAGCCCTGCTCCGGGTCACCTCCTGGCGGTAGCCGCAGAGCAGCTGGTTCAGCAGCGTGCCGTTGCTGTCGGGCTGGCGGGTGACCAGCGGGGGGAAGGGGTTGCCCCGCAGCTCCAGCACGGCCATCTTCGCCCTGTCCAGCGAGTCTCGGTTCGGAATCTGGAAGACCCGCGTGTATCCGTGTTGCTCGGACCCCAGCCGCGGGACCAGAACCTTGAAGAGTTTGTGCACAAGATCCTTCTCCTGGaaaagggaataataataataataataatacaactaacAAGAGGttacaaaattgattttaaagcctaGGTCAGCACTCTTAAAGGGAGGggctgttaataaagctaataagaggtgagagaatggattttaaagatggtcagcgctccttcaAAGGGAGGGGTCGGTGATGCTCTGTATATAttagctgtatatatttttgcttgaGATTAGATGCTGAAACGTACTGTGAGCCAGAAGCTGGCCATCTTCATCGCCTTCTCGTCCGTGTCGCCTTTCTTCGCGTAGCCGATCAGCTGGAATCAAAAACACACGCACCGTCACTGGAGACCGGGGAGAACTCGACTGATTTACTTTTTAACTTTCAAATTTAATTATCCAGGACTGTGAAAGCACGGTaaaacagagaggtctggtaaagcatagggaagcattgtaaagcacagagaggtctggtaaagcatagggaagcattgtaaagcacagagaggtctggtaaagcacagggaagcattgtaaagcacagagaggtctggtaaagcataggaagcattgtaaagcacagagaggtctggtaaagcacagggaagcattgtaaagcacagagaggtctggtaaagcatagggaagcattgtaaagcacagagaggtctggtaaagcatagggaagcattgtaaagcacagagaggtctggtaaagcatagggaagcattgtaaagcacagagaggtctggtaaagcacagggaagcattgtaaagcacagagaggtgtggt containing:
- the LOC121304265 gene encoding 39S ribosomal protein L17, mitochondrial-like is translated as MRLTLPALIAHGRYGRRMGLGPESRINMLRNILTGLVRHERIETTWARADEVRIYAEKLIGYAKKGDTDEKAMKMASFWLTEKDLVHKLFKVLVPRLGSEQHGYTRVFQIPNRDSLDRAKMAVLELRGNPFPPLVTRQPDSNGTLLNQLLCGYRQEVTRSRAAGGD